ATTGAatatatgaaaaagaaaggctCGTTGCCTTTAAAGATTAACACCTCTAAATCTATCTTCAAGGGTGGTAGAATTGAATTGGCTGCCACTGTCTCCTCTCAGTATGTTTCATCCATTTTAATGTGTGCGCCATATGCTGAAAATCCAGTCACCTTATCTTTAGTTGGTGGTAAACCGATTTCTCAGTTATATATCGACATGACCATTAAAATGATGGAAAGATTTGGTGTAACTGTAGAGAAGTCCACCACTGAAGCTTACACTTACCATATTCCAAAGGGGCACTATATCAATCCATCTGAATACGTTATCGAAAGTGACGCATCAAGCGCAACCTATCCGTTGGCTTTTGCAGCTATGACTGGGTCTACTGTCACTGTGCCAAATATTGGTAGTGAATCTTTACAAGGAGATGCAAGCTTTGCTGTAGATGTTTTAAAACCCATGGGTTGTACTGTTACTCAAACAGCAACATCTACTACGGTTACCGGTCCCAAAATTGGCGAGTTGAAACCTTTACCATATGTTGATATGGAACCAATGACTGATGCATTTTTAACTGCGTGCGTTGTTGCTGCCGTTGCTAGCAATAATTCCGGCGATGGTAATAGTGCTACAACTACTATTGAAGGTATTGCTAACCAAAGAGTTAAAGAATGTAACAGGATTTTGGCCATGATCAAtgagttaaaaaaatttggtgTTAAAGCGTCTGAATTGCCTGACGGCATCAAAGTTGAGGCTGTTGCATCCATTACTGATTTGCAAGTTCCACAATCAGTTTGTACTTATGACGATCATCGTGTTGCCATGAGTTTTTCCTTGTTGGCCGGTATGGTCCAAAGTTCTCCTGTCAAGCCAGTAAGAATTTTAGAAAGAAGAACCACAGGTAAAACTTGGCCCGGTTGGTGGGATGTTTTGCACAGTCAGCTAGGTGCTCAATTGGATGGTGCTGAACCTATAACCTTTTCTGAACTTTCTAACACAGATAAGCATCCATCAGTTGTTCTAATTGGTATGAGAGCTGCTGGGAAAACCACTGTTTCTAATTGGTGCGCTAACGCGTTAGACTATAAATTGATGGATTTGGATgttgaatttgaaaaaagatactGTCCAAAAGATGTTACTATTAAAGAATTTGTCGCTACTCATGGTTGGGAAGATTTCCGCGCCAAGGAAGCTGCATTGTTTGAAGATGTAATTGCGAACTATGGTGACAAAGGCTATGTCTTTTCAACTGGAGGTGGCATTGTAGAAAGTGCTGAGAGTAGAAAAtacttgaaaaaatttgcctttgaagaaaatggaTTGGTTTTGCACTTACACCGTGATATTGAGGAAACTATTAAGTTCTTAAACAAGGACCCAACAAGACCAGCCTACTCCGAAGATATCGGACAGGTTTGGCAAAGGAGAGAAAAATGGTACGAAGAATGTTGTAATTATGTTTTCTATGCTAATCACTGTGATACCCAAACTGAGTTTAATGAATTAAGGAGGaactttgatttttttgtcaAAAGAATAACTAGACAGGTTAAAGTTGAGATTCCTACTAGGAGATCTGCCTTTGTTTGTTTAACGTTTGCTGATTTAAGTAATCATTTAACTGAATTGGAAGAAATTGTTTATGGTTGCGACGCAGTTGAGCTAAGAGTTGATCACTTGAAAGATTATTCTCCagattttgttaaaaagcAAATTACTTTATTAAGAATGTGTACTGACTCGTTGCCTATTATTTTCACAATTAGAACCAAGAAACAAGGCGGTAAGTTTCCAGATGAAGACTACAAAGCTATCAATGACTTATACACAGTAGCATTGAAAAGCGCTGTTGAATATATTGATTTAGAATTAACGTTGCCAATTGATCTACAGTATCATGTGTTGAATAATAAAGGAACCACTACCAAGGTTATTGGTTCACACCATGATTTTGCTGCAAATTTCCCTTGGACCCATTCCGAATGGGAGAACAGATATAACCAGGCAGTCTCTATGGATGTTGACATTGTTAAATTTGTTGGGACTGCATGTCATTTCCAAGATAACTTACAATTGGAAGACTTTAGACTAAAACATACGACTAAACCATTAATTCTTATTAACATGACCGATAGAGGGAAGATTTCTAGAGTTTTGAACACAATCTTGACACCGGTTACCAGTAAATTATTACCATCTTCTGCTGCCCCTGGTCAATTAACATTGGCTGAAATCAACCAAATGTATCACAACTTGGGCGGTGACTTAATCTCTaagaaattttttgtaattggTCAACCTATTGGTCATTCCAGGTCTCCAATTTTACACAATACAGGGTATAAAATTTTGGGTCTACCATATaagtttgaaaaatttgaaactGATGATGTTGAAAAagttaaacaaaaattattgagCGATGAGAGTGTTGGCGGTTTAGCTGTTACTATTCCCCTAAAATTGGATATTATGAAGTACATGGATGAACTAAGTGATGCTGCCAAAACTATTGGTGCCGTAAACACGGTGATTCCATTAGGTCATGGTAAGTTCAAAGGTGATAACACTGATTGGTTGGGCATTTTCAATTCTCTGGTCAATAATGGTGTTCCAATTAAGTTGCCAAATGATACGTGCGGTTTAATCGTTGGTGCAGGTGGTACTTCAAGGGCAGCTGTATatgcattaaaaaaatcggGATGTTCAAAGATTTATATGGTGAATAGAACTTCTTCTAAATTACATGATTTGAAAAAGGATTTCCCAGAGGATTTCCATATAGAAGTTGTTGATTCTGATTCTCAAATTGGAGAAATCAAAGAACCAATTTCTGTTGCAGTGAGCTGTGTACCAGCGGATAAAGCTTTAGATGAGAGTTTGGTTTctaagttaaaaaaattgttagcTAAGACTGACGATAGTAAGGTTGGGTTTAAATCCACATTGTTAGAAGCTGCTTATAAACCAAGTTATACTCCAATCATGAAACTTGCTAAGGAGGAATATGATTGGAATGTTATACCAGGTTGTACCATGTTGGTTTATCAAGGTGTAGCCCAATTCGAGCAATGGACTGGTTTCAAACCACCTTTTAAAGCCATTTTCGATGAAGTTACAAAGAAATGAAATGCCTAGTTGATTGAagtttgtttatattttgtatgTTTAGACTTTATCTCTGttaatatgtatatattattacataattttcttttacttGATTAGTTATCGCGGTGACTTTAACCTTATTACCATGTTTTCTCTGTACTTAAAGTTGTTTCTGGATTGTCATTTAGattaatgttttttaaaaaaatttttttttttttttttttttttttttttttttttttttaatttctaaatgataaaaagtAGTCATTTTATGTTTACAAAAAActgcttttctttttttttctcctccTTTTTCTTAATCGAAAATATACTAGTCTATAACTTTActtactatatatatatataagtaataaaataaaagtcaagtaagattttaaaatgtATAATACACTTCAAGACAATCCTTTTGATTCCATCACTTTTGGAAAGAATTTATCATTGAGGGTAGATGGAGGAGTCAACGCAGTTTCAATCAATCCTTCTGGAAGGGATGTTGTTTTAGCCAGCAAGCAAGGTTTATATATCGTAGATCTAGATGATCCATTTCAACCACCAAGATTGTTGCATCATCTTACTTCGTGGCAGGTTTCTGATGTTCAATGGTCTCCACATAAATCAAAGCCATATTGGGTTGTTTCTACGTCGAATCAAAAGGCAATGGTTTGGAATTTAGCAAGAAGTTCGGCAGATGCTATTGAACATGTTTTACACGGTCACTCAAGGGCAATTACAGATATTAACTTTCACCCGGATCATCCTGAACTTTTAGCTACTTGTTCCATAGACACGTTTGTACTGGCTTGGGACATGCGAAGTCCTACCAGACCATATTATAAAACAGCTGATTGGAGGGCTGGTGCTTCTCAAGTGAAATGGAACTtcaaaaattcaaatatattagCATCGTCTCACGCAGATTATGTGTGTATATGGGACTTGCGTAAAGGTTGCACTCCCTTAGTTAAATTACAAGGTCATACGAGTGGCGTTAA
This Saccharomycodes ludwigii strain NBRC 1722 chromosome II, whole genome shotgun sequence DNA region includes the following protein-coding sequences:
- the ARO1 gene encoding pentafunctional protein ARO1p (similar to Saccharomyces cerevisiae YDR127W | ARO1 | AROmatic amino acid requiring), encoding MTTEIAKVKILGKEIIHVGYDVSSHLINTILNNCKSSTYVMIYDSNVEKVPLLDDLKSNFHKQLNPESQRLLTYVVKPGEANKTRETKADIEDYLLSKGCTRDTVIIAVGGGVIGDMIGFVASTFMRGVRVVQVPTSLLAMVDSSIGGKTAVDTPLGKNFVGSFWQPQFVLVDIKWLETLPKREFINGIGEVIKTAAIWNADEFSRLESNADCFLKVVNNQKKMTNGGFYTNIKLILDHIFKLVLESIKVKAEVVSSDERELGLRNLLNFGHSIGHAYEAILTPQALHGECVSIGMIKEAELSRYLNILSPTQVARLTKILAAYGLPISPDEKWFKELTLHKKTPLDTLLKKMSIDKKNDGSKKKVVLLETIGKCYGTSAHYVSDEDLRVVLTDEILVFPFSNIPTKPVTITPPGSKSISNRALVLACLGKGLCRIKNLLHSDDTKHMLEAVSSLKGANITWENNGETVVVDGKGGDFISAEEPIYLGNAGTASRFLTSVAALVSASASKDYVILTGNARMQERPIGPLVDALSSNGVEIEYMKKKGSLPLKINTSKSIFKGGRIELAATVSSQYVSSILMCAPYAENPVTLSLVGGKPISQLYIDMTIKMMERFGVTVEKSTTEAYTYHIPKGHYINPSEYVIESDASSATYPLAFAAMTGSTVTVPNIGSESLQGDASFAVDVLKPMGCTVTQTATSTTVTGPKIGELKPLPYVDMEPMTDAFLTACVVAAVASNNSGDGNSATTTIEGIANQRVKECNRILAMINELKKFGVKASELPDGIKVEAVASITDLQVPQSVCTYDDHRVAMSFSLLAGMVQSSPVKPVRILERRTTGKTWPGWWDVLHSQLGAQLDGAEPITFSELSNTDKHPSVVLIGMRAAGKTTVSNWCANALDYKLMDLDVEFEKRYCPKDVTIKEFVATHGWEDFRAKEAALFEDVIANYGDKGYVFSTGGGIVESAESRKYLKKFAFEENGLVLHLHRDIEETIKFLNKDPTRPAYSEDIGQVWQRREKWYEECCNYVFYANHCDTQTEFNELRRNFDFFVKRITRQVKVEIPTRRSAFVCLTFADLSNHLTELEEIVYGCDAVELRVDHLKDYSPDFVKKQITLLRMCTDSLPIIFTIRTKKQGGKFPDEDYKAINDLYTVALKSAVEYIDLELTLPIDLQYHVLNNKGTTTKVIGSHHDFAANFPWTHSEWENRYNQAVSMDVDIVKFVGTACHFQDNLQLEDFRLKHTTKPLILINMTDRGKISRVLNTILTPVTSKLLPSSAAPGQLTLAEINQMYHNLGGDLISKKFFVIGQPIGHSRSPILHNTGYKILGLPYKFEKFETDDVEKVKQKLLSDESVGGLAVTIPLKLDIMKYMDELSDAAKTIGAVNTVIPLGHGKFKGDNTDWLGIFNSLVNNGVPIKLPNDTCGLIVGAGGTSRAAVYALKKSGCSKIYMVNRTSSKLHDLKKDFPEDFHIEVVDSDSQIGEIKEPISVAVSCVPADKALDESLVSKLKKLLAKTDDSKVGFKSTLLEAAYKPSYTPIMKLAKEEYDWNVIPGCTMLVYQGVAQFEQWTGFKPPFKAIFDEVTKK